In a single window of the Methanobacterium alcaliphilum genome:
- a CDS encoding DUF488 family protein, with the protein MSDSTIFTIGHSNHLMPDFIKILNDNYIDTLIDIRSSPYSKHVPQFNKKQLQESMENVSIEYIFLGPNIGGKPRDAKYYKDGKVNYQILSRTLKFKDGIRELTILSKDHKIVLMCSEENPYNCHRHHLIGQNLLKKGFKVTHIRKNGVLEPVKDFQNTLF; encoded by the coding sequence ATGTCAGATTCCACTATTTTCACCATAGGTCATAGCAACCACTTAATGCCTGATTTTATAAAAATATTGAATGATAATTATATAGATACACTTATTGATATCCGTTCTTCACCTTACAGCAAGCATGTCCCTCAATTTAATAAAAAACAACTCCAAGAATCCATGGAAAATGTGTCCATTGAATATATATTTCTTGGCCCCAATATAGGGGGAAAACCCCGCGACGCCAAATATTACAAAGATGGTAAAGTAAATTATCAGATTCTCTCCAGAACATTAAAATTTAAGGATGGAATTCGTGAATTAACCATTCTTTCTAAAGACCATAAAATTGTCCTCATGTGTAGTGAAGAAAACCCCTATAATTGCCATCGTCACCATCTTATTGGCCAAAATTTACTTAAAAAAGGATTCAAAGTAACCCATATCCGTAAAAATGGGGTCCTGGAACCGGTTAAAGATTTTCAAAATACGCTTTTTTAA
- a CDS encoding DEAD/DEAH box helicase, with translation MVNKLLNKIKRDIRFRDKIEHIETIPLKEAEYGVVEDLPGNIREYLEENNIKLYQHQAQSFKHVRGGENVLITTPTASGKTMAFNMPIMEQLTLDDEATALYIYPAKALANDQQQVIKSLEKDLKIDIKPNIYDGDTPKEERPWIKKNSRLILTNPYELHLILYWHHQWEKFYRNLKFIVIDEAHQYRGVFGSNVAFLIRRLRRICKHYGSNPQFILSSATLANHEEFSRKLVGKSFQLISRDTSPRGEKHFILYNPYKKKTDLSVHQETSNLFLYFILHDLQTLCFTVSRKMAELIAMWSKKEIDQRKPRLTEKITAYRAGYLAEERRKIEERLRSGDLIGVTTTNALELGINIGSLDAVIISGYPGTMISTWQQAGRSGRKHNDSLVVLVAFQNALDQYFMNNPHFFFDKAHENAIIDLQNQHIIHAHLQCAVNELPLTREELNEYFDVDESYLQDLINDGVIRKTPHNWIYIANDSPAFKHGLDQISSDTFKVMHSGKLLERMERSHAYREAHEGAVLINQGETYTVESFDNRKKFINVAKRTVDYHTQVLKDVDIKIMEKVYRRDIGALTVNFGELEVSEDFYKYKLMNYRKVLGTYPLDLPALKFSTKGMWFTLPSSLKDILEDKFNGDDIFPGGLHGTEHALIALFPLHVMCDRMDIGGLSTPYHPDTQEPTIFIYDAYEGGIGLAEKAVEVFEELVKSTRDMVYNCQCKEGCPSCIYSPKCGNENRPLHKDATSHILKKMIHAMESGKVDEVVVDYLTKSSASFKKSSMGSESYVEYNSFDKLKQRSMELYHEENFEDALSFIDKALEIKAADVELLKYKSLTLQKLGNQQMALEYINQAFSIKPKDKEIIFLLSTAQYHCGEYMEAKHNLSDILTIDPKFDNAWYLLGLILQAQGDVSGAIQFFSRVLSINPDHEDASESLRKLL, from the coding sequence ATGGTCAACAAGCTTTTAAATAAAATCAAAAGAGACATCCGCTTCCGTGATAAGATAGAGCATATAGAAACTATCCCTTTAAAAGAAGCAGAATACGGTGTGGTGGAAGACTTACCCGGGAACATCCGGGAATATCTTGAAGAAAATAATATAAAATTATACCAGCACCAGGCCCAATCATTTAAACACGTGAGGGGTGGTGAAAATGTATTAATCACAACTCCTACGGCTTCAGGTAAGACTATGGCATTTAACATGCCTATTATGGAACAGCTTACTCTGGATGATGAGGCAACTGCACTTTATATTTACCCTGCTAAAGCACTGGCCAATGACCAGCAACAGGTCATTAAAAGTCTGGAAAAAGATTTAAAAATTGATATTAAGCCTAATATTTATGATGGAGACACTCCTAAAGAGGAAAGGCCCTGGATTAAAAAGAACTCCCGTCTAATTTTAACCAACCCCTATGAACTGCACCTCATACTCTACTGGCATCACCAGTGGGAGAAATTTTACCGTAACCTTAAATTCATTGTCATTGATGAGGCACACCAGTACAGGGGAGTTTTTGGATCGAATGTAGCATTTTTAATACGCAGACTCCGCCGGATATGTAAACATTATGGATCGAATCCTCAATTCATCTTATCGTCAGCTACACTGGCTAATCATGAGGAGTTCTCTCGAAAATTGGTGGGTAAATCATTCCAATTAATCTCACGCGATACTTCTCCTCGAGGAGAGAAGCACTTCATACTATACAATCCCTACAAAAAGAAAACAGATCTATCTGTTCACCAGGAAACCAGCAATTTATTTTTATACTTCATTTTACACGATTTACAGACTTTATGTTTCACTGTTTCCCGGAAAATGGCTGAGCTTATTGCTATGTGGTCCAAGAAGGAGATTGACCAACGTAAGCCCAGATTAACTGAGAAAATAACTGCTTACAGGGCAGGTTATTTAGCAGAAGAGCGCCGGAAAATCGAGGAAAGGCTGAGATCAGGAGACCTCATAGGAGTTACTACTACCAATGCCCTGGAACTGGGAATAAATATAGGATCGCTGGATGCAGTGATTATATCTGGTTATCCCGGGACTATGATTTCAACTTGGCAGCAGGCAGGTCGCTCTGGTAGAAAACACAATGACTCTTTAGTGGTATTAGTTGCATTCCAAAATGCCCTGGACCAGTACTTCATGAACAATCCCCACTTCTTCTTTGATAAAGCCCATGAAAATGCTATAATTGATCTTCAAAACCAGCACATCATCCACGCCCACTTGCAGTGTGCCGTTAATGAACTCCCACTTACCCGAGAAGAATTAAATGAATACTTTGATGTGGATGAAAGTTACCTTCAGGATTTAATAAATGATGGAGTTATCCGAAAAACTCCACACAACTGGATATATATTGCCAATGATAGCCCGGCATTTAAACACGGACTGGACCAGATATCCAGTGATACATTTAAGGTTATGCACTCCGGTAAATTATTGGAGCGAATGGAACGATCACATGCTTACCGTGAAGCACACGAAGGAGCGGTTCTGATAAATCAGGGCGAAACATATACTGTAGAAAGTTTTGATAACCGTAAGAAATTTATTAATGTGGCCAAGCGTACTGTTGATTACCATACTCAGGTATTGAAGGACGTGGATATTAAGATAATGGAAAAAGTTTACAGGCGAGATATCGGTGCTTTAACAGTTAACTTCGGAGAATTAGAAGTTTCTGAAGATTTTTATAAATACAAACTCATGAACTACCGTAAAGTATTAGGAACTTATCCTCTGGACTTACCTGCACTTAAATTTTCCACCAAGGGGATGTGGTTTACTTTACCATCTTCTCTAAAAGATATCCTGGAAGATAAATTCAATGGAGATGATATCTTTCCAGGGGGATTGCATGGGACAGAACATGCACTGATTGCTCTTTTTCCACTGCATGTTATGTGTGACCGAATGGATATCGGTGGACTGTCCACACCATATCATCCAGATACACAGGAACCAACCATATTTATCTATGATGCCTATGAGGGTGGAATTGGCTTAGCAGAGAAAGCTGTTGAAGTTTTTGAAGAACTTGTCAAATCCACCCGAGATATGGTTTATAACTGCCAGTGCAAGGAAGGATGCCCCTCATGTATTTATTCACCAAAATGTGGTAACGAAAACCGGCCACTGCATAAAGATGCAACCAGTCACATCTTGAAAAAAATGATCCATGCCATGGAGTCTGGAAAAGTGGATGAAGTTGTTGTGGATTATTTAACTAAATCTTCTGCGTCTTTTAAAAAATCATCGATGGGTAGTGAAAGTTATGTTGAGTACAATTCCTTTGATAAATTAAAGCAGCGATCCATGGAATTATATCATGAAGAGAACTTTGAGGATGCCCTTTCATTTATTGACAAGGCTCTGGAAATTAAAGCAGCAGATGTGGAACTTTTGAAGTACAAGAGCTTAACCTTGCAAAAACTTGGAAATCAACAAATGGCCCTGGAATATATTAATCAGGCATTTTCAATAAAGCCCAAAGACAAAGAGATCATTTTTCTTTTATCTACTGCCCAGTACCACTGTGGCGAATATATGGAAGCTAAACATAATTTATCAGATATTTTAACAATTGATCCAAAATTTGATAATGCATGGTATTTACTGGGATTGATTTTACAGGCGCAGGGTGATGTCTCTGGAGCCATACAATTTTTCAGCAGGGTTTTAAGTATAAACCCAGATCATGAAGATGCTTCTGAAAGTCTGAGGAAGTTACTCTAA
- a CDS encoding succinylglutamate desuccinylase/aspartoacylase domain-containing protein, with amino-acid sequence MIFVFFIAIAGTVTAADTQNSNAEITKVKDTSTVSSISNNTTKSSSVTTNGSAKKNYTIKIINRKTGGNVLKNWRIKKNIPNSAICREVVEAAKKGTPMVIFGNGKGPRVMMVAGIHPNELPTQIAAMKLINVLNGKTIKGTIYIIPFVAPSSTAKNIRRFNGRNLNHISYVKGSPSNIVVRMAKKYNVKYLGDFHCTNTYDAYPLGQNVILTHPGGSKLARYIGKYARSPVHSVMQYRGLLTTVTTRNGIRSVICETKSTDGTIFPGSINASIRHMKGFLKFFKRFFNLKIHGFNFNGINY; translated from the coding sequence ATGATTTTTGTTTTTTTTATTGCTATTGCAGGTACTGTAACAGCAGCAGATACTCAAAATAGTAATGCAGAGATTACTAAAGTAAAGGATACATCAACTGTAAGCTCTATTTCTAATAACACTACAAAATCTTCTTCAGTAACCACCAATGGTTCGGCAAAGAAGAATTACACAATTAAAATAATCAACCGGAAAACCGGTGGAAATGTTTTAAAAAACTGGCGCATTAAAAAGAATATTCCTAACAGTGCAATCTGCAGAGAAGTAGTGGAAGCAGCTAAAAAAGGAACACCTATGGTTATATTTGGGAATGGTAAAGGCCCCAGAGTTATGATGGTTGCTGGAATACATCCCAATGAACTCCCGACACAAATTGCTGCCATGAAACTGATCAATGTCCTTAATGGTAAGACAATAAAAGGTACAATCTATATTATACCCTTTGTAGCACCATCTTCCACAGCCAAGAATATCAGACGATTCAATGGAAGGAATTTAAATCATATTTCTTATGTAAAAGGCTCTCCATCTAATATAGTGGTCAGAATGGCAAAAAAATATAATGTGAAATACTTGGGAGATTTCCACTGTACCAATACCTACGATGCATATCCACTGGGACAAAACGTTATTTTAACTCACCCGGGAGGATCTAAACTAGCAAGATATATTGGTAAATATGCCCGGTCACCGGTGCACAGTGTAATGCAGTATCGAGGACTCTTAACTACTGTGACCACCAGAAACGGTATCAGGTCTGTTATATGTGAAACCAAATCAACTGATGGGACCATATTCCCCGGCAGTATAAATGCATCAATAAGACACATGAAAGGATTCTTAAAGTTCTTTAAAAGATTCTTCAATCTCAAAATACATGGTTTCAACTTTAATGGTATAAACTACTAG
- a CDS encoding cobaltochelatase subunit CobN → MREKIIFILLIIMVLCLCGSVSAANINGTVKDAYNNSTGDYVSEYNQSVPVSNATVYLRNQTNYNQILYTMNTTTSGTYTFSNVKQGKYTLEIAYKTYKKYAVNLTVVADSITVNHTFVPDIAIISYYGTSGNGQANKMNILTNMSSRVYTIDSYNSNSNQNYRHWMLDYANFILIDMYTQDCVVSVDDIANSPANQNHMVAYVFGIYNTNFLKNVINSWNFLGGNSTNNTPNSLENTYIGSYWQAEAVIDNDTVKLNMANMLDYIYFLLGESSVNPTKTGKTPVLTSPSWGIYHPDYGIFGTSPTTEEINNWIISNPGYNSDGVGSLNWMTTEYKSWSAIHNSPGDIYNVFEGWYNSTKSSITGSFVVIASYYPGGALVDAMIKAYESTGRAVLNIFQKSTTPSMSQLLLGLTTGVNGSGPLSRGVVAVNSLYSWSMDYANMADGGAIDEFAQMNIEILRALNSISEYSYTSEYGPQAEWTYSVTFPQFEGVFGAIPVSYVDANGNEKPIAEGIAKVVQLTNGWANLKEKPNKDKKIAIILYNYPPGKSELGASYLDIFQSLHDLLEQLYDAGYDIGMGKNEIPTTTQLYTLVAEFGNKGSWAQGLLNSYVGNNSASLIANQQLINLTQYMKWFRELPSTLQNELVAKWGTGLGNIMTYNNSYLVIPGLVCGNVFITVQPSRGWEEVKNYHDATLPPHQQYLAFYRWLDEVFHADAMIHLGTHGTLEWLPGRSLGLQADDWTFQLSTIPNIYPYIVSNPGEGMVAKDRSFALVISHMTPATVSSGLYGNLTILQSYINNYETAVKVNSSAIAEEYKIKIQAMVKTLGFSELKQGQSFEDWLDDLHNNLNELENDIITLGLHSLGYVLQGDELIQETITISSSRTEILENIKKLLYPSISIDYYTMLHNSSYLGQVSAIKNNLTYYIGELVNGTSVDALALKIGITNSSALYNNLIFCENVISAIRSNLEWTSIMNALSGGYVIPGLSADPSYSDSLPTGTSIYAVDTTKMPTEASWESAKKIVDKILVDYFQEHNGAFPEIVALVMWGTELLRTEGIGIAEFLYLLGVKPTWSITGNGDVTGITLMDLSELTITLDNGKIIQRPRIDVFATAVTSNIYWLRLMNNAVYLVNNTNETGRQNYVKKHYAEHSSLDRIFGLEAGVLEGTGISDFLPNTAKWENSTCITTELAEIYLSRLSNAWTIDKDGNIMVSKNRATLEYLLASTNLITQNIDSTWRLLDSDDYYDWYGGLLLASQYLGANPDTAIIDIRNKNDIISRTLTEELEFEVRSMILNPKYQEALLKTPSGWLEYASKYENLFAFAVINKGTDGKSVVSDAIWDLLANNLLSSQFTVNADYKSVSFQSMAGWLLTAARKGMWKADSKMITELANRYIQATVEYGVACCHHTCANLAFNKWVVSVSSASSAMKKAYSNILQAATLGEAVYSESGSSTNPSQPSSSDSGSTDGKSGSSNSQSASSSIGESGSTTKSPSSSSSGTGGSNGESSSKSKSYEVTSGFSKNTSSEVSAVFILGVLFLIGLFGVGYYKKGRFGG, encoded by the coding sequence ATGAGAGAAAAAATAATATTTATCCTACTTATAATAATGGTCCTATGTTTATGTGGATCAGTATCTGCAGCAAACATTAATGGTACTGTTAAGGATGCATACAACAACTCAACTGGAGATTACGTTAGTGAGTACAACCAAAGCGTTCCGGTTTCCAATGCAACAGTATACCTTAGAAACCAGACTAATTACAACCAGATACTCTATACCATGAATACCACAACATCCGGTACATACACTTTTTCCAATGTGAAACAGGGAAAATACACCTTAGAAATAGCATATAAAACCTATAAAAAATATGCAGTAAACCTGACAGTGGTAGCAGATTCTATAACCGTCAACCATACTTTTGTCCCAGATATAGCCATAATCAGTTATTATGGTACATCAGGTAATGGCCAAGCTAATAAGATGAACATCTTAACTAATATGAGCAGCAGGGTCTATACAATTGACAGTTATAATTCCAACAGCAACCAGAATTACAGACACTGGATGTTAGATTATGCCAATTTCATTTTAATTGATATGTACACCCAGGACTGTGTGGTATCAGTAGATGATATAGCCAATAGCCCGGCCAATCAGAACCATATGGTTGCTTATGTTTTTGGAATATACAATACCAATTTCCTTAAAAATGTCATTAATTCCTGGAACTTCCTGGGCGGAAATTCAACTAATAACACTCCTAACAGTCTGGAAAATACATATATTGGTTCATACTGGCAGGCAGAGGCTGTGATTGATAATGACACAGTTAAATTAAACATGGCAAATATGTTGGACTATATCTATTTCTTACTTGGAGAAAGTAGTGTAAATCCAACAAAAACAGGAAAAACACCAGTATTAACCAGTCCCAGCTGGGGTATTTATCACCCTGACTATGGAATATTTGGAACAAGTCCCACCACAGAAGAAATAAACAACTGGATCATCTCCAATCCGGGTTATAACTCAGATGGTGTGGGAAGTTTAAACTGGATGACTACTGAATACAAATCATGGTCTGCCATTCATAACTCCCCCGGAGATATTTACAATGTATTTGAGGGATGGTACAACAGCACAAAAAGTAGTATCACTGGTTCATTTGTGGTAATTGCTAGTTACTACCCTGGAGGTGCTTTAGTAGATGCTATGATCAAAGCATATGAATCAACAGGACGAGCAGTTCTAAATATATTCCAGAAATCAACTACACCCTCAATGAGCCAACTCCTTTTAGGTTTAACCACAGGGGTCAATGGATCAGGACCATTATCTCGAGGTGTAGTAGCTGTAAACTCACTCTACAGTTGGTCCATGGATTATGCAAATATGGCAGATGGCGGTGCCATAGACGAATTTGCCCAAATGAATATCGAAATACTGCGGGCACTGAACTCTATAAGTGAATACAGTTACACTAGTGAATATGGACCTCAAGCAGAATGGACTTATTCTGTGACTTTTCCACAATTTGAAGGAGTATTTGGGGCTATCCCTGTATCTTATGTCGATGCTAATGGTAATGAAAAACCGATAGCAGAGGGAATTGCTAAGGTGGTTCAACTTACCAATGGTTGGGCTAATCTCAAAGAAAAACCCAATAAAGATAAAAAAATTGCAATTATTCTCTACAATTATCCCCCGGGTAAATCCGAGCTAGGTGCATCATATCTTGATATCTTCCAGAGCCTGCATGATCTTTTAGAACAATTATATGATGCAGGATATGATATTGGTATGGGAAAAAATGAAATTCCAACTACAACCCAACTTTATACTCTGGTTGCAGAATTCGGTAACAAAGGTTCCTGGGCACAGGGACTCTTAAACTCCTATGTGGGGAACAATTCAGCGAGTCTCATAGCCAACCAGCAGTTGATAAACCTCACTCAGTACATGAAATGGTTCAGGGAACTTCCCAGTACTCTTCAAAATGAGTTGGTTGCTAAGTGGGGAACAGGACTGGGAAATATAATGACCTATAATAATTCATACCTAGTAATCCCTGGATTAGTATGTGGGAATGTATTTATAACTGTCCAACCAAGCAGGGGATGGGAAGAAGTGAAAAACTACCACGATGCCACATTACCTCCTCATCAACAGTATTTGGCATTTTATAGATGGCTTGATGAAGTATTCCACGCGGATGCCATGATACACTTGGGAACCCATGGGACTTTAGAGTGGCTTCCGGGAAGATCTTTGGGGTTGCAAGCAGACGATTGGACATTCCAACTTTCAACCATACCCAATATCTACCCATATATTGTATCCAACCCTGGAGAGGGAATGGTAGCAAAAGACAGGTCATTTGCTTTAGTAATAAGTCACATGACTCCTGCCACAGTATCATCAGGCCTGTATGGCAATCTAACTATATTACAGAGTTATATTAACAACTATGAAACTGCAGTTAAGGTTAATTCCTCAGCTATAGCTGAAGAATATAAAATCAAAATTCAGGCTATGGTTAAGACATTAGGATTTTCTGAGTTAAAACAAGGACAATCGTTCGAAGACTGGTTAGATGATCTTCATAATAACCTGAATGAATTAGAAAATGATATAATTACGCTGGGGCTGCATAGTTTAGGTTACGTACTGCAGGGTGATGAATTGATTCAGGAAACTATTACTATTTCTTCATCCCGAACAGAAATCTTGGAGAACATCAAAAAATTACTCTACCCCTCAATTTCCATAGATTACTACACCATGCTTCACAACAGCAGTTATTTGGGTCAGGTTTCAGCCATTAAAAATAATCTTACTTACTACATAGGTGAACTAGTAAATGGAACATCAGTTGATGCATTGGCATTAAAAATAGGTATAACTAATTCCAGTGCTCTTTATAATAACCTGATATTTTGTGAAAATGTGATATCTGCCATTAGATCCAACTTGGAATGGACTTCTATAATGAATGCCTTAAGTGGTGGCTATGTGATACCTGGGCTATCAGCAGACCCTTCCTACTCGGATTCACTACCTACAGGAACCAGCATATATGCAGTAGATACCACTAAAATGCCAACTGAAGCTTCTTGGGAATCAGCAAAAAAGATAGTTGATAAAATATTGGTTGACTACTTCCAGGAGCACAATGGTGCATTCCCTGAAATAGTAGCCCTGGTTATGTGGGGAACTGAACTTCTCAGAACAGAAGGTATAGGTATTGCAGAATTCCTCTACCTTTTAGGTGTAAAACCTACATGGAGTATAACGGGTAATGGCGATGTAACTGGGATAACATTGATGGACTTATCTGAGTTAACCATAACTTTAGATAATGGTAAAATTATCCAGAGGCCACGTATTGATGTTTTCGCAACAGCTGTCACCAGCAATATTTACTGGTTGAGATTAATGAACAATGCAGTCTACCTGGTGAATAATACCAATGAAACTGGCAGACAAAACTATGTGAAAAAACATTACGCAGAACACTCTTCACTAGATAGAATATTTGGTCTGGAGGCTGGTGTTTTAGAAGGTACAGGTATATCCGATTTTCTCCCCAACACTGCCAAGTGGGAAAATAGTACATGCATTACTACAGAACTAGCGGAGATATATTTATCTCGCTTATCCAATGCCTGGACAATAGATAAAGATGGCAATATAATGGTATCTAAAAACAGAGCCACTTTAGAATATTTACTCGCCAGTACAAATTTAATAACTCAGAATATTGATAGTACATGGAGATTATTAGATTCTGATGATTACTATGACTGGTACGGTGGATTATTGTTAGCTTCACAGTATTTAGGGGCGAATCCAGATACAGCTATAATTGATATTCGTAACAAGAACGATATCATAAGCCGGACACTAACTGAAGAGCTGGAATTTGAAGTCAGATCAATGATTTTAAATCCCAAATACCAGGAAGCACTCTTAAAAACACCTAGTGGCTGGTTGGAATACGCTTCAAAATATGAGAACCTTTTTGCCTTTGCAGTTATAAATAAAGGCACCGATGGCAAGAGTGTAGTAAGTGATGCTATTTGGGATCTTCTGGCCAATAATCTCCTCAGTTCTCAGTTTACAGTGAATGCAGACTACAAATCTGTTTCATTCCAGAGTATGGCTGGATGGTTATTGACTGCGGCCCGTAAAGGAATGTGGAAAGCTGATTCTAAAATGATTACTGAATTGGCTAATAGATACATTCAGGCCACTGTAGAATATGGTGTAGCCTGTTGCCACCACACCTGTGCCAACCTGGCATTTAATAAGTGGGTGGTATCAGTCTCTTCAGCTTCATCAGCTATGAAAAAAGCATATTCTAACATACTTCAAGCTGCAACATTGGGAGAAGCTGTTTACTCAGAATCTGGTTCCTCAACGAACCCATCCCAGCCATCATCAAGTGATTCTGGATCAACTGATGGAAAATCTGGTTCAAGCAACTCCCAATCGGCATCATCCTCCATTGGTGAATCCGGTTCAACTACAAAAAGTCCAAGTTCTTCTAGTAGTGGTACTGGGGGTTCTAATGGAGAATCATCCAGTAAATCCAAATCATATGAAGTGACCTCTGGATTTTCAAAAAATACCAGCTCTGAAGTTTCAGCAGTATTCATTCTTGGAGTTCTGTTTTTGATTGGTCTGTTTGGAGTAGGATATTATAAAAAAGGGAGATTTGGAGGATAA
- a CDS encoding sensor histidine kinase, whose product MDNISKEKLLDDLKHSKRIIKKLEAAIKYDEERNQMLLENERLLSRSAIELVDIPFEDDIYEFAALKLEKLFPESIILVTSCDEKLNKFGVASLKGVDQKIINVLGRFIGEDFLDIKASYTDFDEILQKCLINRRFKELNRGLYSATGQVFSQRVCQLVEKMIGIKKSYGMGLLWDDTLYGAVAIFSRGEEVMDKKDIVETLVSMVSVALQKRQADIEIKRTLEDKEILMKEIHHRAKNNLSVISSLLNLQSVYVTDQNALKILKESDDRAKCMALIHEGLYSSNNLKSINFGEYLRTLTLNLFRSYTDNSQRIKLNLDVENIMLDVNTAVPLGLMVNELVTNSLKYAFGDLSKGEVNIAFKKMDNEFILNISDNGSGFPDDLDFRNTHSLGLQIVNRLTDQISGQIQMHNSKGTAFEIKFKELNYSK is encoded by the coding sequence ATGGATAACATTTCAAAGGAAAAACTTCTAGATGACCTTAAACATTCTAAAAGGATTATAAAAAAACTAGAAGCAGCTATAAAATATGATGAAGAGCGGAACCAGATGCTGTTGGAAAATGAACGCTTACTTTCCAGGAGTGCCATTGAACTGGTTGATATTCCTTTTGAAGATGATATCTATGAATTCGCTGCTTTAAAATTAGAAAAACTTTTTCCAGAATCTATAATACTGGTAACATCTTGTGATGAGAAATTAAATAAATTTGGTGTAGCCAGTCTAAAGGGTGTAGATCAAAAAATAATAAATGTATTGGGCCGTTTTATAGGGGAAGATTTCCTGGATATTAAGGCCAGTTATACTGATTTTGATGAAATCTTGCAAAAATGCCTGATCAACCGACGATTTAAAGAACTCAACCGAGGACTGTACTCGGCAACAGGCCAGGTATTCTCTCAAAGAGTCTGTCAGCTAGTTGAAAAGATGATTGGGATAAAAAAGAGTTATGGCATGGGATTATTATGGGATGATACTTTATACGGTGCAGTTGCTATTTTTTCACGCGGCGAAGAAGTTATGGATAAAAAAGATATTGTGGAAACGCTGGTCAGTATGGTTTCGGTTGCTTTACAGAAAAGACAGGCAGATATTGAAATCAAGAGGACATTAGAAGATAAAGAGATTCTAATGAAAGAAATCCACCACCGGGCCAAGAACAACCTCTCTGTGATTTCCAGCCTATTAAACTTACAATCTGTATATGTAACTGATCAAAATGCCTTAAAAATACTTAAAGAAAGTGATGACCGGGCAAAATGTATGGCACTGATACATGAAGGATTATACAGTTCAAATAATCTCAAAAGCATAAACTTTGGAGAATATCTACGGACACTAACTTTAAATCTATTCAGATCATATACGGATAATTCTCAAAGAATAAAACTCAATTTAGATGTTGAAAATATTATGCTGGATGTAAATACTGCAGTACCTTTAGGACTAATGGTTAATGAACTGGTCACTAATTCCTTGAAATATGCCTTTGGAGATTTATCTAAAGGAGAGGTAAACATAGCTTTTAAAAAAATGGATAATGAATTCATCCTCAATATCTCAGACAATGGTTCGGGATTTCCAGATGATCTTGATTTCCGTAATACTCATTCATTGGGCCTTCAAATTGTTAACCGTTTAACTGATCAAATTAGTGGACAAATACAAATGCATAATTCTAAAGGGACAGCATTTGAGATAAAATTTAAAGAATTGAATTATTCTAAATAA